Genomic DNA from Selenomonas sp. oral taxon 126:
CGTATGCACGCGCGCAACAATGTTGCCGTCTTCGGTGACACGCGGCGTATAGCGCAGGATGATCCCCGCCTCGCGGTAGTCGATGCCCGTCGTTGTGACAGTGTTCGAGGTCGTCGTGCGCGGCACAGGCACCTCCGCGCCAATGTTGATGAGCGCCTCATGCCCCTGCACCGTGGTGATGTTCGGACGCGCGAGCATCTTTGCCCTACCGTCCGTGATGAGTGCGCGAATCGCCGCAGAGTAGTAGAACTCGAAGGGAACGCCCTCGGGTCCTCTGCCAAAACGGATGATCCCCGGTGTATTCGTTCCGCCCATCCCCGTATTGCGCTCGCCGACCTGCCAATGCCCGTCAGTGCCGCGTTCGGTTTTCGGATACTGCGGGATACTCGACCACGACCAGTCGACGCCGAGCTCCTTCGCCGCCTGCTTTGAGATGGCGATGACACGAGCCTCGAGCGATACCTGCTGCGGAGCGACATCGAGTGCGGAGATGATTTCGCGCACGGAAAGAGCCTCAGATTCCGTCCCGTAAAAGAGAAGCGTATTCGTTGCCCGATCGACGAGCACGCGGCGCTGTGTATCAGAATCTGAGCCCTCATTCAATCTCTCTTCATTATTTTTCGACACTATTGCCCGTTTTCCTTCACCCGTCAGGGATAAATTTACAGCATGTGCCAATTCCTCGGGGTCAGCATAGCGCACGATATAGGAGTGGACGCGCCGGTTCTCCGTGCGCACGTCTGCGGAAAGTGCAAGGAAGACAGCCCCGTGCTGCTCGATGTGGATGCCGCGTGCAGCGGCAATGAGGCGCAGCACCTCCTCCCCCTCGCCCGTCAGATGTGCCGTCACCGAGCCCGTCACAGCGTCGTCGATGATGAGCGGAAGATTCGCCATGCGCGCAACGGCGAGCAGAACGGAACGCACATCGCCGGCTGTCACGTCGATCGTCACAGGTGCTGCGGCGGCAGGCAGTGGCAGGAACAGCATCCACAGGAGCGCAGCCGTCATCATCCATCGTTTCATACAGTTCTACTCCCTTGTCACTGTAATGCTACCCGATGCTGCATCGAGCGTTGCGGATCGATCCGTCAGTTCTCGGAGTGTATGCCCCTGCCATGTCTCCCCGACGGCGAGCGCCGCACTCTCCGTCCCCTTGGCGAGGATGGCGATACGCACACCGTTCGCATCCGTCACCACGCCGCGCAGGACGAGCGGCTCCGGAGGGTGTGCGGGAGGAGTGCTTGCAGATGTGGACGGAAGCTGTGCCAGTGAAGCAGGCTGCACCGGCGGCTGTACGTCGCCCTTGGCGTTTTCCACGGGTGGGGTTGTCTCCGCAAGCGTCTCATGCGCATACGAAAACGGATTGCGTAGCGACATTTTCTGCGCCGCTGCCGAGAGTCCTGCGATCTCCGGCGCGGGCGGCGGCGAGGTCTCCTCTCGGAGTGTGACGACAGTCTCCGGCTCATCTGTCCACAGGAGCGCAGTGCCACTGACGGCGAGCAGGAGGGCTGCGCCGATGAGCGCCAGCTGCCGTGCAGACAGTTCGCCGAGATATGTGCGCCACGTGTCGATCACAAGAACCTCCTAAACATAGAAAGGGACTGCCGCAGCAGCCCCTCCCCTCATGAAGACATTTGCCTCCGAAAATTTATCCCTTCAACGCCTGGAGCTTCGGTCCCATGATGCGCTTGTACGCCTCCACGCCCGGCTGATCGAATGCGTCCACATCCGCGAGTTCGCCCTCGTAGGCAATGGACATCGCGAGCAGATAGAGCAGCTCGCCGAGATGATACGGCGTCAGCTCCGGCAACGCAAAGACCGCACTGTAGCGCTTGTTCGACGCGAGTGCGTCCGCGTTCGACTGACGTGCAACCTCGAGCGCCGCCCCCATCGTGACACCCGCAATATCCGCGAGCTTCTTGACCTCGGGGAATGCGTTCGGAATCACGAGATCGTCCGCCCACTTGTCGATGCGGATGAACTGCACGACCTTGTTGAGCTTGCCCTCCTGATGCTGCTGCGTCTGCGCGTGCATATCCGTCGTACCGACCGCAACGACAGGCGTACGCCCGTAGCAGACTTCCTTGCCCTCCTTGTTGAACTGCTTGCCGAGCGACTCGGCGAGCAGCTGGATGTACCACTCGGAGACGGATTTCAGATAGTCACCGTAGGGCATCATGATCTCGATGTCGCGCCCGTGCTTCTCCGATGCCGCAAATTTCAGCGCAGCATTGAGCATGGCGGGATTCTGCCAGAGATCGTCGCTTTGGCACGCCGCATCCATGTCACGTGCACCCGCGAGGAAGCTCTCGATGTCAAAGCCGATGCACGCGGCGAGCGTGAGCCCGACCTCGGTGAAGACCGTGAAGCGTCCGCCCACGCCGTCCGGCACGGCGAACTGCTTCCAGCCCATGTCCATCGCGAGCTTCTTGAGCAGCGTTGGCTTCTCCTCGTTCGGGTCAGTGACAGCGACCACCTCGACCTCGACGTTGTCCGCCTTCATGAACTCATCGTACATGACCATGAAGTTGGACATCGTGTCGAGCGTGCCGCCCGACTTCGAGATGACGAGGAGCATGATGCGCAGCGGCCCTGCCCCGTTCTTCTTCTTGATCTGCGCGACATCCCTCAGATGGTTGATGATGTCGCCCGTGCGGCGCGGGTCAATATTGTTGCCGCTGAAATAGATGCGCGGATAGTTGTCGCGCTGCTCGTTCGAGAGCGAGTTCCAGAGTTCGCCGCAGTGCACATCGAACAGCACCTTGTTCCCGAGGAACGAGCCGCCGATGCCGAGCGAGATCACGACATCCGTGTTCTCCTGCACGTGCTTGCCGAGCTCCTTCAGCCGCGCAATCGACGAGGGCGAGTTGATATGCCCCTCCTCGATGTAGGGCGTCTGTGAGAACAGCACCTTCTCCGGCTCGCCGTCCTTCGAGAGATGCGCACGGATAAAGCCCTTTTCGCGCATGACCTTCATCGCCTCATGCGCCTTCTTGAGATCCTCTGCGTAGAATGCGAGGTCGGCGTCCGTCACCTTGCCCTCGCCGTAGAGATTGTCATAGTCAAATGTAAATCCGGATTTCAGTACAAGACTCATCAAAAACTCCTTCCTGTACCAGAACTCTTAGGCACGAATCTCTGCCAGCAGCTCGTCCGTCTTCTCCTTGAGCAACGCCTCATCCTGCCGCGTTTCAACGTTCAGACGGATGACCGGCTCCGTGTTCGACATGCGCAGGTTAAAGCGCCATTTGTCGAACTCAATCGAGAGGCCGTCCACCTTTGTCACCTTGCCGCTCGCACCGTACTTCGCCTCGATGCGGTCCATGACCGCCTTTGCGTCCGCGACCTTGCTGTTGACCTCACCCGAGGTTGGGAAGCGATCCATGCGCGCCTTCATCAGCTCGGAGAGCGTCTTGCCGCCCGATGCACTCATCAGCTCCGCCACGAGCAGCCACGGAATCTGACCGCTGTCGCAGTAGGAGAAATCGCGGAAATAGTGATGTGCGCTCATCTCGCCGCCGTAGATCGCATTGACCTCGCGCATCTTGTCCTTGATGAATGCGTGGCCGCTCTTGCACATGACGGGCTTGCCGCCGAGACTCTCCGCAATCTCAATCGTGTTCCAGACGAGGCGCGGATCGTAGATCACGCTTGCCCCCTTGTTCTTCTTGAGGAACGCCTCCGAGAGGAAGCCGACCATGTAGTAGCCCTCGATGAAGCCGCCCTTTTCGTCAAAGAGGAAGCAGCGGTCGAAGTCGCCGTCCCATGCCACGCCGAAATCCGCGCCCGTCTCGCGCACGACCTTTGCCGTCGCCTCGCGGTTCTCCTGCAGGATCGGGTTCGGCACGCCGTTCGGGAAATTGCCGTCCGGCTCGTTGTAGACCTTGACGAGCTCGAAGGGCAGGAACTTCTCCATTGCGTTGATGATGGGACCTGCCGCGCCGTTGCCCGTGTTGACGACGATCTTGTACGGCTTTAGTTTGCTCACATCGACATAGGTGAGGATGTGCTTCACATACTCATCGAGTATGTCCACCTGCTCGATCTTGCCGGGCGTCGCTGCGGGTGCAGGATAGGTCTCACCGACCGCCATCGCCGCAATGTCCTTCAGCCCCGTATCGCTCGAGATCGGACGCGACTCTTCGCGCACGAACTTCATGCCGTTGTACTGCTTCGGATTGTGGCTCGCCGTAATCATGATACCGCCGCCAAGGCCGAGATGTGCCGTCGCGAAGTAGATCATCTCCGTGCCGCACTGCCCGATGTCGACAACATCGCAGCCCGCCTCCGTGAGCCCCTTTGCGAGCGCATCGCGGATCGCGGGTCCCGAGAGACGGATGTCATGTCCGATCGCAACCTTCTTCGCGCCGAACAGCGTGGGGAAACTGCGTCCAACGCGGTAAGCGAGCTCCTCGTTCACCTCGTCGGGATAGATACCGCGTACATCGTATGCGCCAAAACCTTTGTCTGTCACTGCCATGTAACGTCCCCTCCTCCATGGGAAGCCCCCTCGGCATCCCATAAACACCCCTGTCTCCCACCTGCGGCAGAACCATCGGGGCATAACAAAACACTAAAGAACATAAATAGATATTCGCCGTCCTTTCCTTCTTTTCCTCTCTCCTGCATCAAAATCTTACGAACTTTTCTTGTGTTTTTTATAAAAAACAGGGGCTGCCGCACGAGGTTTTTCAACTTCGCGCAACAGCCCCATCCTATAGCCCGTTTACATCTCTACGGTAATTGCATCCTCCTTTGCGTTTTCTGCCGACATATCTGCATTTTCCGCCTGCTCCTGCATGGCGAGCGCCTTGCCGTCCGTCGCAGAGACACGCAGTCCGCCAAGCGCGGCATCCATATTCTGCCGCAATGCACGACCCATGAAGTCAACCAAATTCTCCCGCTGCGAATAAACGAAGCGATAGTTCGAAAGCGCAAGCAGATTGCCGTTGCTCTCCTGCCGGTTCGGTCCCGTGAAGAAGATGTGCATCCACCCCTGTGCATCAGAGCCGCGCCACGCATCCAGGTTGGAGCGCGGGTTGTTCCTGTTGACATCATTCCAGTAGGTCACGGGGTTGCCGTCGATCTGCGGCGGCGTGCCGTAGATGCTCGTCTCCTGTCCTGCGTAGGAAATGTCCGCCCTGCCCTCGATAAAGAGTTTGTCAAAGCGCACCCTGCCGCCGGATATCTTGAATTTTGCTTTGTTCGCCCACAGCCGCTCAAAGCGAACGCCTGCGCTGCCGCCCAGATCGAGATTGCCCATTGTGAAATTGTCAATCGGCCGATCGTCACGCGCACCGCTCGGTTCGATGGAGAGCATTCCATCCGCTCCCTCGCGAACACGGACGTTATCAAGATTCATATCCGCCCCCTGAACGATCATGCGGCGTTCCGCAATGATGTTTTCGAGGTTCATCTTCTTGCTCTCGTCTTTCAGCATGACGGCGACAAGCGCGCCGTTGATCTCATAGACATGGATGTTGCCGTGTGCAAGGCCGACGCGGACATCGCGGTCTGCGTAGATGCGATGCAGGTCAACATCGCCTTCGCCGCTGTTCGTGATGGTGACGTTGCCGATTCCCTTGGCATCGGCTTTCACGGAGACTTTTGCATCGCCGATCTGCTTGATGTCGCCCTTGGTGGCAACCGTCGCTTTGATGTTTCCTCCTGTGCTGTGAATATCGCCGCCAAAGAGCATATCGCCGTTCTTTGTGGCGAAGGTAATATCCTTGCCCGCCGTCAGTCCTTTCTCGAGTTTGATTGTGCCCTGTGTCCCTGTGGAGACGGAGGCCTCCTTGCTCGCATGGACTGCGCCGTGGCTGTGGATGTCGCCGTCCTCAGCACGGAGTTTTACGGTGTCAGCGGAAATGCTGCCCGTCTCCATCTCCTTTTGGGAATGAAGGTCGGCTGCGCCGCCTGCTTTGACATCATTTGCCTTGAGGGATGTCCCCGCGGTCAGAGTCGCCTTGCCGCCCGCCGTGACGTTCTGTGCAGTGATCTGTGTGCCGGCGTTCAGCGTCGCCGTACCTCCTGCCGACACATTCTGTGCCGTGAGATTCGTACCTGCGTTCAGCGTTGCCGCCTCTTCTGCCGTCACATTCGCTGCCTTGAGGTCAGTACCGGCTTTGAGCGTTGCCGCTTTTCCTGCCGTGACATTCTTTGCCGTCAATGTATCGTCGGTTTCAATCGTCAGCGTGCCATCCGCACGAACATCGCCGCCAAGCTCTGCCGCATGGGCTTTGAGCCGACCGTCCGCCTTCGTGTAGAGCGTTGCTCCCTCCTTCGTTATGATGTTGTTCTTCGCAAGAATCGTAAGATCCTTATCCGAGGTCAGGTTGCCATTGAATTTGGCATCGTGACCCGCGTCGATCTGCGTCATGCCATGCGACGATATTGCGCCATTTACGGTAAGATCGTTGGTTGCATGCGCCTTGAGGTCGCCGTCCGTCGTCACTGTGCCGTCAATCGCTGCGTCATGACCCGCGTCGATCTGCGCCATGCCGTGCGAGAGTATGGCGCCGCGCACCGTGAGATCGTTGATCGCGCGCGCCGTGAGGTCGCCGCCGGTCGTCACTGTGCCGTTTATCGCTGCATCATGACCCGCTGTCAGCTCCGCCTTGCCGCCCGCCGACACATTCTGCGCCGTGAGGTCAGTACCCGCATGGAGTGTTGCCGCACCTCCCGCTTTCACATTCTGTGCCGTAAGGTTCGTACCCGCGTTCAGCGTCGCCGCACCGCCCGCCGTAACGTCACGCACGGACAGGTTCTTTCCTGCCGTCAGTGCGGCATCCTTGCCCGCCGACACGTTCTGCGCCGTGAGGTCAGTGCCCGCATTGAGCGTCGCCACACCTCCTGCCATGACATTCTTTACCGCGAGTCGCTCATCGGTCTCAATCGTCAGCGTGCCGTCCGCACGAACATCGCCGCCAAGCTCTGCGCTGTGGGCTTTGAGCCGACCGTCCGCCTTCGTGTAGAGCGTTGCTCCCTCCTTCGTTATGATGTTGTTCTTCGCAAGAATCGTAAGATCCTTATCCGAGGTCAGGTTGCCATTGAATTTGGCATCGTGACCCGCGTCGATCTGCGTCATACCATGCGACGATATTGCGCCATTTACGGTAAGATCGTTGGTTGCACGCGCCGTGAGGTCGCCGTCCGTCGTCACTGTGCCGTCAATCACTACGTCATGACCCGCGTCGATCTGCGCCATGCCGTGCGAGAGTATGGCGCCGCGCACCGTGAGATCGTTGATCGCGTGCGCCGTGAGGTCGCCGCCGGTCGTCACTGTGCCGTTTATCGCTGCATCATGACCTGCTGTCAGCTCCGCCTTGCCGCCCGCCGACACATTCTGCGCCGTGAGGTCAGTGCCCGCATGGAGTGTTGCCACACCTCCTGCCGACACATTCTGCGCCGTGAGGTTCGTACCTGCGTTCAGCGTCGCCGCGCCTCCTGCCATGACATTCTTTACCGCGAGTCGCTCATCGGTCTCAATCGTCAGCGTGCCGTCCGCACGAACATCGCCGCCAAGCTCTGCCGCATGGGCTTTCAGTCTGCCGTTTTCTTTGGTATAGAGATTTGCTCCCTCCTTCGTCACGATGTTGTTCTTCGCAAGAATCGTAAGATCCTTATCCGAGGTCAGGTTGCCATTGAATTTGGCATCGTGACCCGCGTCGATCTGCGTCATGCCGTGCGACGATATTGCGCCATTCACGGTAAGATCATTCTTTGCACGCGCCTTGAGGTCGCCGCCGGTCGTCACTGCGCCGTCAACAGCGATGTCTTTATCCGCTGTCAGCTCTGCGCTGCCTGCGGCATCCATGTCGCCCCGCACCGTGAGTTTATCATCGGTATGCAGGCGCACGTCGCCCGTCGCAGCACCCGCCTTCACCGTCTTGACGGCGCCGGTTGTCAGCGCGCCTTTCTGCATGATGGTGACGTTGCCTGCTGCTGCAAGATCCGCCACCGTCATCGCGCCCGTATTCACAATGTGGACGCTGCCGCCGACCATATCGCCGGAGAGCCCCGCCATCGTAAGAACAGGGAATCTGTTCTGCGTGCCGAGGAGACTGACCGCACCATCCGACTTTACGCTCAGCGTATTGCTCTTTATGCTGCCGCTTTCGCTCTGCGTGATGCCATTCTTCGCGGAGAGATTGACGGTCTTTGCCGTGATCGCGCCGTTCGTGAGCGCAATACTGCCATCGCTCGATGTGATGTTCGTTGTTTCTTCCGCCGTGAGCTGCGCGGCTTTGTCGTCTGCCTCCTTGAGTTCCACTTTGTTGACCGCGCTGACCGAGATGTTCCTGCCTTTCAGTCCGCCGAGCAGGAGCGATCCGCTGTCTTTGCTCGCGATATGGACATCATGCGTACCTGCATTGGCAAAGAGGAGGCTCTCTGAGGCGATGCGGATGCCGTCTGCCGCCGTACCGAGGTCGCCCGCATCCGAGGTCAGCGTGATGCGTCTGCCCTTGATGTAGCCGTCGGTTTTGCCGGCCTCGTTCGTCATGCGCATTCCCTTGGAGGCGGTCAGAACGACATCGCCGTTGCTGCCGACCGACTGAATGGTCAGCAGACGCGCCGCATCCTGTTTGATATAGATACCGCCCGACGCATTGGCGTCGAGCACGCCGCTCGCGTTGATGAGCAAATGTCTGTCTGCCCTGCCGATGCCGCCGTTGCCGGCGCGCAGGGAGAGGTTCGCCGCCGTGATGGCTGTATCGCCGCCATAGATGCCTTTGTCGCCCTGCAGATCGACGTTCCCCTTGGAGGCGACGGTGCCGAGGTTCAGCGTGCTGTCCTTGCCGAGAACGTAAATGCGTTGATCGCCGTACAGATTGAGCTTGCCGCCGTCACGCATCTGTACCTTGACGGGACGCGTACGCGTGATCTCTACACCGCTCTCCGTCCAGCGCAGCTCGCCCGCGCGTGCATTCGAGAGCGCACGCAGATTCTCCTCCTGCATGAGGTCGGCATTGGCGATGCTTTTCTTTGTACCGTCCTCGCCGATGCCGCGATTTGCGCCCGCTGTGAGCGTGATATTGCGCCCGACGATGTTCGGTTCCTTGACCTCTGTGACCTGGCCCGGCGTCGAGTTGATGACACTGTTTTGGATGGCATAGCGCAGCCCGTTCGCACTCCATCCGTAGCTCTTGCTCTCATCGAGCGTCTTGTAGTCGCGGATGAAGGTGCGTACCTTGTCCACCTCTGTCTTTGAATGCTCCGACGTCGGGACAATGCCGCGGTCAGCAAAGAATTTCTCCTCTGCTTTGCCAATGGTGTTTTTATACGCCTCCTCTGCCGACCAGCCCGCTTCGTGCGAGGCTTTCAGCTCGGCAATATATGCCGCACGTGCCTTCTGTATGTCCGCATCCGTGCGGTACGCCTCGGAGATGCTCTGATAGTTGTTATAGAGCGCCTCCACCTGTGCATCTGTCGCTCCTTTCGCGCTCATCTCCCGCGCGGCCACCTTGCCGAGCCTCCGCAGCCCCTCGAGACGTTCCTCCTTGGCGGCGGCTGCGGCGTGTGTGCTTTCGTTTGCCGCATCGCTTCCATGCGTCAGCCCGAGCTCTTTCCAACGCTTCATGCGTTCATCTGCATCAGAGAGCGTTCCCTCCTCCGCCACGGCGTCGATGATCGAGCCTTGCTCCGCCGTGAGATGTACGTCACCATTTGCACTGCTGATCTTGCCAACTCTCAGATCGCCATTGGTCTGTTTCTGCGTCAATGTGATGTTGCCATCCGCCGTCACGTCAACTCTGCCCTCTGCCCAAACGGGAAGATCGACTGCCGCCGTGCTCGTGAGCGTGATGTTCGCGCCCTTCACGGCAGGGTTGGCGCCCTGTGCCGCACGAATGCTGCCATTGGCGCGAATGCGTACATCCGAAAGCGACGATGCGCCCGCATATGCCTTGACGATCTGTACGTCGCCGCGCTGTGCGGTAAAGTCGATCGCGCCTGCCGTTGTGGAAAGCTCGACCTTCGATACTGCATCCGTATTCGCTGCGCTCTGCACGAGATTCATGCCCTGTGCAGCACTCGCCGTCAGGTTGTTCGTGTAGGCGATGCCGTTGTTCCCACGGCTGCTCTCGATCCTGCCCGCATCCGATTTCAGATTGACGGCATAGTCACGATTCGTCAGATTGCGGATGGCACCGTTCAGGACGAGATTTCCCTTTGTATGCACGTCCACATTGCCCTGTTCGTGGCTCGTGAGGAAGTCCACACCGATCGTGCGGTCTGCCGCGACGTGATAGGTGTTGTTCGTATCGGTCGTTTTTCTGGTGTTCCACTGTAAGAAGTAAATGCCATACCCGAGGAATTTTCCCGTTTTTCGATCATCCATCTTCGGCGTGCCATCCTCGTTATAGAGACGATTGCCGTCCTTATCTTCCAACCATTTACCGTAATACTTCGTACTGTCGGGCGGGTCGGGGAATGGGTTGCTGTCCGACGAATACACATTGCCGTCTACCCGGAACTCTTTGCTCGTATCGCCCTCGCCGAAATAGGCGCCGTTCGGGAGCGTATCTCCTGCACTGCGCTCCACCGTGGTAATGCGCGTTGTGCCGTTTTTGATATTCTCCTCTTTCATGGCTTCCCCAACCACACCGGTCGGAATCAGCCCCCACGCAATAAAGCGGCTGCCGTAGCTGTAGTGCTTCTCTGTCGTATGACCGCTCCTGCCGCCCGTCCAGTTGTAGGTCAGCCCCGCCTTCGGCGCGTACTGCGCCATGCCGTTTGCCTTTGTGACTGCACTGAAGGCAGGCTTATCCTGCTCCTTCGTACCGATCGCATAGGAGCGGTACGTGCCGTTGCTCAAATACTCGGTCATTTTGCCCGTATTGCGATCGGAGNNNNNNNNNNNNNNNNNNNNNNNNNATCGGAGAGCGTGACCTTGCCGCCGCCCGCACGGTTCGTGATTGCGCCAAGGCGCAGATCGCGTCCGACGGCAGTGGTGTCAACGCTAACGTCAGACTCACCGCCGCGTGCGAGGATTCTGCCGTTGCCTGTACTCGAGAGCGCCCCCGTGATTGTGATGTTGCCGCCGCCCGTCTCCATCGCCTCGGTGAAGAGATAGCCCTCCTTCGCGTTGTAGTAGACGGCAGGACGGTACGCCCATGCGCCGCGTCCGTCTGCGGCGCTCTGATCCCAGTAGGTCTCAGCCTCCGAGACGAGGAGATGCGTCTCTGTGCGGTTGATGTCGGCCTGGCGGATCTTCTCATTCGCAGCATCCGTGAGCTTCACCTTGTAGGAGGAATAGCCGCTCTGCACGAGTCCGTTGATATTGACATTGCGTGCCGCGATCGAGATGTCCTTGCCCGCAACCCACGAGCCGGCGCCATTCTTCCCCAGTTTCTGATCTCTCAGCCGCTTGATCTCCTCGGTCTGCCATTCCTCAAATCCATGCGTGCCGTCCAGCAGCCAAGCATAGAATGCATCGACACGATCAAACGCCAGTGGGGTGGAGTTGCCGGCCTGTAGTTTATCGGAAACATAGTTCTGCAGCCACTGGGCGAGCCACGAGGGAGCGCTCATCTGCGCGATCGGATCGCCGCCGATGAACGTGGTGCCTGTCGGCGCGGAGTGACTGACGGAGCCAAGCGGCGCTTGGACTGTAATCTGTGCGGCGTTGATGCTGCCTAAGGACCGAATGCTGCTTTTCTCCGTACGGATCGTGACCTTCCCCGGTGTGGAGATCTTCCCATGCAGCTCGATGTCCGCATCCGGCGTCCCTGTCGTCGATTTGATCGAAATGGAGGCATCGGAGGTGTTCTTATCCGTCCGGATGTCCCCTTTGAATTTATCCGCCGTGAGATCTGTCTCACCGAGACGCACCCTGCCGCCCGCATCGGCGATCTGTACGTCCTTCACAATGAGACGGCGATCTGCCGAGGAGTTCACCTCGACTTCAGGCGCCCCCTTTGCCGTGAGACTGCCCGTTCCGCTGACGGTATCCGCCTCGATGTTGACATCGCCGCCCGAGATCGCAAGGTCGGGCAGGACGATCCCGACGGTTGTGCGTGTCGCAAGCGCGATTTTCCGATTCCCTTGAACTTCAAGGTATCCCTCTGCCTCCATCGCAGACTCCAGCTGCCCGATTGCCTTCGTGAGGTTCTTCTCCTCCTGCGACCCCGGTGTCATTTTTCCACGCGCCTGGATGAGCCTGTTGTACTCCTCGAGATACGGATTCTTCAGCGCATATTCCTGATAGCGAATCGTCTTGCTGTCGAACCAGTCGCTTCCCTCCGTCACGTCCGCATGGACCGAGCCGACCAACTGCTCAAAGAACCACTGCCGCTCGGCCGCATCGATCCCGCCCTTGTCCGGATGCGTGAGCAGATAGGCGTCGCGCATCAGGCGCTCCTCGCCCTCTGCATTCGTCTTTTTCGCCAGGGCTTCTTTCTCTGCATCCGACAGTGTGCCAACCCTGTCCATCAACGCTTTGATTGCATCCTGTGACATCCCGTGCGTTTTCTGCGTGATGTTCATTTTGAGTTTGTTGTGGATGCCGGCGGTGACGGAGCCATCCACCTGCACGGTGTTGTGTGCTGTTTCGTTCTTGACCTTCTTGCCGCCCGCTGTTGTGGTGAGCGATCCCTGTCCGCCCTTCCCTGTCCATGTGGTGTACTTTGCCGCGCTCTCATACGCCTGTGTATCGCCCGTCACGGCCGAGAGGTTCGCGTGACGGACGCTCTCGACCTTCGCCCCGCCTGCGACGCTGACCGTATTGGTCTGCGTCATCTCATTTTTAAGCGATGGATCCGTATGCAGGGGAATCCCCGTCCGGTTCGTCACATCGGCGATCAGGGAGAGTTTCAATGCGCCGAGGTCGCGTTCGCCCGTCTGCGGGTCGATGCCGCGCCCTGCGTAGAGGTTCGCATCGCGCGAGCTAAAGAGGCTGCTCTTTTGCCCAACGGTAACTATATTCGAGCGGTCAATCTTGGATGTCAGCGCCGCGCCCGCCGTGCCGGCAAGGCCTCCCTGCGTATCGGCGTTCAGTTCATAGCGGAGCTCGGTATCATCCTTCGCAGCGAGATTGATGCTCGCGTTCGCCTTTGCGGTCGCGAGATTGCTCTCTATGACATCGACGCTGTTCGCATAGGTCACGGCAAGGGCACCCTTCATCATGGTAAATGGAATCACACCCGCAGATTTTACGTTGCCGGTGGTCTTGGAGATGCCCTCTGTGCGGCTCTGTGCGGTGATTCCCGCATAGCCCGTCGTCTTGACACTGCTGTTTTTGAATGTGACCTTTGCCGTCTCCGTCATATCCATGGAGAGTGCGCCCGCACTCAGCGTACCGGCACCGTAGCCGCCCGCCGTATCCTTGTCCGCATGGCTGAAGCGGTTCTTCGCCTCATAGTTTTGTGCGCCTGCGCTCGTGACTGCGGCATTCTCGACGCGGACCTCCGCATTCTGCCGAAGTTTTTTCTCCAGCTTCGTGCCGCTGCCACCGATCACGGCAGCCTGCAGTGCGTTGACATCGTATGTGGTATTGTCATAGGTGGCCGCCTTTGCATCCAGCGCCCCCGTCGTATTCCACGTCCCCGTCAGCTTCGTCTGTGCATGGAGGGTCGTATCGTCCTTCATCCCCGCCGCAAGCGGACTGACCGCAACCAGTCCGCCGCCGTTGCCGTCTGCACTTCCCTTTTTCAGCGCCTCGCTGTACGTCATAAACGCGGCGTTATGAAGTGTGCTGCCATTCGCCGTACCATAGGCTACGGTGTCGCTGCGGAGGATGTTTTTGATCGTGCCGAGGTTTGTCGCCGTGGCAAAGAAGCCACCCGCAGACAGTCCGCGTGCGTCAACATCCTGTGTATGGATGTTTCTGGTGTTGATCTGCAGTTCTCTGCCCCCGTTTGACTG
This window encodes:
- a CDS encoding type II secretion system protein GspD → MKRWMMTAALLWMLFLPLPAAAAPVTIDVTAGDVRSVLLAVARMANLPLIIDDAVTGSVTAHLTGEGEEVLRLIAAARGIHIEQHGAVFLALSADVRTENRRVHSYIVRYADPEELAHAVNLSLTGEGKRAIVSKNNEERLNEGSDSDTQRRVLVDRATNTLLFYGTESEALSVREIISALDVAPQQVSLEARVIAISKQAAKELGVDWSWSSIPQYPKTERGTDGHWQVGERNTGMGGTNTPGIIRFGRGPEGVPFEFYYSAAIRALITDGRAKMLARPNITTVQGHEALINIGAEVPVPRTTTSNTVTTTGIDYREAGIILRYTPRVTEDGNIVARVHTEVSTPVYVEDLKAYRFQKRSADTTVRLKDGETMVIGGLIDSDESRSLSKIPFLGDIPILGAFFRSVRTSKTETELMIFLTAHVLDEE
- a CDS encoding glucose-6-phosphate isomerase, with amino-acid sequence MSLVLKSGFTFDYDNLYGEGKVTDADLAFYAEDLKKAHEAMKVMREKGFIRAHLSKDGEPEKVLFSQTPYIEEGHINSPSSIARLKELGKHVQENTDVVISLGIGGSFLGNKVLFDVHCGELWNSLSNEQRDNYPRIYFSGNNIDPRRTGDIINHLRDVAQIKKKNGAGPLRIMLLVISKSGGTLDTMSNFMVMYDEFMKADNVEVEVVAVTDPNEEKPTLLKKLAMDMGWKQFAVPDGVGGRFTVFTEVGLTLAACIGFDIESFLAGARDMDAACQSDDLWQNPAMLNAALKFAASEKHGRDIEIMMPYGDYLKSVSEWYIQLLAESLGKQFNKEGKEVCYGRTPVVAVGTTDMHAQTQQHQEGKLNKVVQFIRIDKWADDLVIPNAFPEVKKLADIAGVTMGAALEVARQSNADALASNKRYSAVFALPELTPYHLGELLYLLAMSIAYEGELADVDAFDQPGVEAYKRIMGPKLQALKG
- a CDS encoding phosphomannomutase/phosphoglucomutase, encoding MAVTDKGFGAYDVRGIYPDEVNEELAYRVGRSFPTLFGAKKVAIGHDIRLSGPAIRDALAKGLTEAGCDVVDIGQCGTEMIYFATAHLGLGGGIMITASHNPKQYNGMKFVREESRPISSDTGLKDIAAMAVGETYPAPAATPGKIEQVDILDEYVKHILTYVDVSKLKPYKIVVNTGNGAAGPIINAMEKFLPFELVKVYNEPDGNFPNGVPNPILQENREATAKVVRETGADFGVAWDGDFDRCFLFDEKGGFIEGYYMVGFLSEAFLKKNKGASVIYDPRLVWNTIEIAESLGGKPVMCKSGHAFIKDKMREVNAIYGGEMSAHHYFRDFSYCDSGQIPWLLVAELMSASGGKTLSELMKARMDRFPTSGEVNSKVADAKAVMDRIEAKYGASGKVTKVDGLSIEFDKWRFNLRMSNTEPVIRLNVETRQDEALLKEKTDELLAEIRA